A single genomic interval of Spirosoma linguale DSM 74 harbors:
- a CDS encoding type I phosphodiesterase/nucleotide pyrophosphatase (PFAM: type I phosphodiesterase/nucleotide pyrophosphatase~KEGG: vsp:VS_II0870 putative alkaline phosphatase), translating into MRLIIPVLLVSMVSTATLAQPKKTFPGTAKSVTSAQQPVPGKRLATPKLVVGIVVDQMRYDYLYRYYNKFSAGGFRRMMDGGFNARNNHYHYAATYTGPGHAAIYTGSAPALNGIVGNDFYERNIGRLLYCAEDTTVKTVGNTGTAGKMSPRNLLVTTIGDQLKLATDGRAKVIGIALKDRGAILPAGHAANAAYWYDSKDGNFISSTFYQNELPQWVQAFNARKLSDKYLSQTWETTLPLSQYTESTQDDEPYETVLAGETKSVFPHAFAIQAGGSKYEPLRTSPYGDEITKEFALAALKEEKLGQGNVTDMLCVSFSSPDYIGHAFGTHAIETEDQYIRLDRQLADLFNQLDASVGKGQWVAFLSADHGVVDAPGFLQQNRIPAGVRGYGEVGEVVKSTLEKAYGPGQWVLSYMNQQIYLNHALLTEKKVAMQDVYELLRSVLLKQKAVVNVVNLHNLGAEALPTLQENLFRNVYHPNRSGDFYVMQQPGWLEGRNKGTTHGTTYAYDTHVPFLLYGWGVRPGQTLRRTHIHDIAPTITALLGLLEPSGCIGNPVEEAIK; encoded by the coding sequence ATGCGCCTGATTATCCCTGTCTTGCTGGTGTCAATGGTCTCTACCGCGACCCTGGCACAACCTAAGAAAACGTTTCCGGGTACAGCGAAATCTGTTACGTCTGCTCAACAACCGGTGCCGGGTAAACGGCTGGCAACCCCCAAACTTGTAGTCGGAATCGTTGTTGATCAAATGCGGTATGATTACTTATACCGCTATTACAACAAGTTCAGCGCTGGTGGTTTTCGCCGAATGATGGACGGTGGGTTCAACGCTCGAAACAACCATTACCATTATGCCGCAACTTATACCGGTCCCGGTCATGCCGCTATTTATACCGGTTCGGCTCCCGCATTGAACGGTATTGTTGGGAATGATTTCTACGAGCGAAACATTGGCCGGTTATTGTATTGCGCAGAAGATACAACCGTTAAAACGGTTGGAAATACGGGTACGGCGGGTAAAATGTCGCCCCGTAATTTGCTCGTCACCACCATCGGCGATCAACTGAAACTCGCCACCGATGGTCGGGCTAAAGTTATTGGAATTGCTTTAAAGGACCGGGGCGCTATTTTACCGGCTGGTCATGCGGCCAATGCGGCTTACTGGTACGACTCCAAAGATGGCAATTTCATCAGTAGTACATTTTATCAGAATGAGTTGCCGCAGTGGGTACAGGCGTTCAATGCCCGAAAACTGTCTGATAAGTATTTAAGCCAAACGTGGGAAACGACACTGCCCCTAAGCCAGTATACAGAAAGCACGCAGGACGATGAACCTTATGAAACTGTATTAGCCGGTGAGACAAAGTCTGTTTTTCCGCACGCGTTTGCCATTCAGGCGGGTGGTAGTAAATACGAACCCCTGCGAACAAGCCCTTATGGGGATGAAATCACGAAAGAGTTTGCACTGGCGGCCCTTAAGGAAGAGAAGCTGGGGCAGGGCAATGTAACCGATATGTTATGCGTGAGTTTTTCGTCACCCGATTATATTGGCCACGCGTTTGGTACACACGCTATTGAAACCGAAGATCAATACATTCGGCTGGACCGCCAGTTGGCTGACTTGTTCAATCAACTGGATGCGAGCGTTGGTAAAGGGCAGTGGGTAGCGTTTTTATCGGCGGATCATGGTGTTGTCGATGCGCCGGGTTTTCTGCAACAGAATCGGATTCCGGCCGGTGTGCGGGGCTACGGCGAGGTTGGTGAAGTGGTAAAGTCGACCCTCGAAAAGGCATATGGACCCGGGCAGTGGGTGCTATCGTACATGAATCAGCAGATTTATCTCAACCATGCGCTGCTGACGGAGAAGAAGGTCGCCATGCAGGATGTTTACGAACTGCTTCGCTCCGTGTTGCTCAAGCAGAAAGCGGTAGTTAACGTTGTCAATCTGCATAACCTTGGCGCAGAGGCATTACCCACATTGCAGGAAAACCTGTTCCGGAATGTGTATCATCCTAACCGCAGCGGTGATTTTTATGTCATGCAGCAACCCGGTTGGCTTGAAGGGCGTAACAAAGGCACAACCCACGGCACAACCTATGCCTACGATACGCACGTACCCTTTTTGCTTTACGGTTGGGGCGTTCGACCGGGGCAAACCCTTCGCCGGACACATATCCATGACATCGCTCCAACCATCACCGCCCTACTCGGTCTGCTGGAGCCAAGCGGGTGTATCGGTAACCCGGTAGAAGAAGCGATTAAGTGA